In the genome of Podarcis raffonei isolate rPodRaf1 chromosome 17, rPodRaf1.pri, whole genome shotgun sequence, one region contains:
- the LOC128405188 gene encoding calcium-binding mitochondrial carrier protein SCaMC-3 isoform X2, with protein MMVLDIGECLTVPDEFSEKEKKTGMWWKQLIAGAMAGAVSRTGTAPLDRLKVFMQVHASKNNSMNVLGGLRGMIREGGIRSLWRGNGINVLKIAPESAIKFMAYEQIKRAIRGQQETLRVQERFIAGSLAGATAQTIIYPMEVLKTRLTLRKTGQYSGVADCARQVLRKEGIRAFYKGYLPNMLGIIPYAGIDLAVYETLKNTWLQKYSKDTADPGVLVLLGCGTVSSTCGQIASYPLALVRTRMQAQATIEGAPQLSMLGLFRHILSREGVLGLYRGIAPNFMKVIPAVSISYVVYENMKQALGVTSR; from the exons ATGATG GTCCTTGACATTGGCGAGTGCCTCACTGTCCCAGATGAGTTTTccgagaaggagaagaagacagGGATGTGGTGGAAGCAGCTCATTGCTGGAGCCATGGCTGGTGCTGTCTCCAGGACTGGAACTGCCCCATTGGACCGACTGAAAGTCTTCATGCAG GTTCACGCCTCCAAGAACAACAGTATGAACGTTTTGGGCGGACTGCGAGGCATGATACGCGAAGGAGGCATCCGCTCCCTGTGGCGAGGCAACGGGATCAATGTGCTCAAGATCGCACCTGAGTCTGCCATCAAGTTCATGGCCTACGAACAG ATCAAGCGGGCAATTCGTGGGCAGCAGGAAACACTGAGGGTGCAGGAGAGATTTATTGCTGGCTCCCTGGCTGGTGCCACAGCACAGACCATAATCTACCCCATGGAG gTTCTAAAAACACGGCTGACCCTCCGCAAGACGGGTCAGTACTCCGGGGTGGCGGACTGTGCCAGGCAGGTCCTGCGGAAGGAAGGGATCCGTGCCTTTTACAAGGGCTACCTGCCAAACATGCTGGGCATCATTCCCTACGCTGGCATTGACCTGGCAGTTTACGAG ACACTGAAGAACACCTGGCTGCAGAAGTACAGCAAGGACACAGCTGACCCAGGCGTTCTGGTGCTCTTGGGCTGTGGCACTGTCTCCAGCACCTGCGGCCAGATCGCCAGCTACCCGCTAGCTCTGGTGCGGACCCGGATGCAAGCCCAAG CAACCATTGAAGGTGCCCCACAGCTGAGCATGCTGGGCCTCTTCAGGCACATCCTCTCTCGAGAAGGGGTGCTGGGCCTCTACCGCGGCATTGCCCCCAACTTCATGAAGGTCATTCCCGCCGTCAGCATCAGCTACGTTGTGTATGAGAACATGAAGCAGGCTCTGGGGGTCACGTCCAGATGA